In the Chroococcidiopsis sp. SAG 2025 genome, one interval contains:
- a CDS encoding glutathione S-transferase family protein → MSADNQNVTAIKPKQKGKSLPPKLIIWLGKFVWTTLWQLMMSQLAPRGKSGEYLRPSSQFRDSISINSPYPPATGRYQLFVGLSCPWAHRTLVVRSLKGLEDAISVAIATPDPIQGGWVLPQQQEGCRSLAELYQLAKPGYQGRCTVPVLWDKQTKAIVNNESAEIIVILNNAFNEFAQHPKLDLYPEDLREKIDWWNEKIYHAVNNGVYRCGLAQTQAAYLEACNELFATLDEIDVVLANSRYLCGDCVTLADIRLFTTLFRFDIAYYGIFKCNRRRIQDYQHLGSYLRDLYQLPGVADTCDLESVKQDYYGNLFPLNPGGIIPAGPDMSSLLVPHGRENIGN, encoded by the coding sequence ATGAGCGCTGATAACCAAAATGTAACTGCTATCAAACCCAAGCAGAAGGGGAAATCTCTACCACCCAAGTTAATTATCTGGTTGGGCAAATTTGTTTGGACGACACTTTGGCAGTTGATGATGTCGCAGCTCGCACCCCGTGGTAAATCGGGGGAATATCTTCGTCCTAGCAGTCAGTTTCGCGACTCTATTAGTATAAACAGTCCTTACCCACCAGCAACAGGACGCTACCAACTTTTCGTCGGACTTAGTTGCCCTTGGGCGCATAGAACGCTCGTGGTACGATCGCTCAAGGGTTTAGAAGATGCCATCTCAGTTGCGATCGCCACACCCGATCCAATTCAAGGCGGTTGGGTACTACCTCAGCAACAAGAAGGCTGTCGCAGCTTAGCAGAGTTGTATCAGTTGGCAAAACCAGGATATCAAGGACGCTGTACGGTTCCCGTCTTATGGGATAAACAAACAAAGGCGATCGTCAATAACGAGAGCGCGGAAATTATTGTCATTTTAAATAATGCCTTTAACGAGTTTGCTCAGCATCCAAAATTAGATCTTTATCCTGAAGATTTGCGAGAAAAGATTGACTGGTGGAATGAAAAAATTTACCATGCTGTCAATAATGGGGTATACCGCTGCGGTTTGGCTCAGACACAAGCGGCATACTTAGAAGCTTGTAACGAATTATTTGCGACTCTGGACGAAATTGATGTGGTCTTGGCAAACAGTCGGTATCTGTGTGGCGATTGCGTAACTCTAGCAGACATCCGGCTATTTACTACTCTATTTCGGTTTGATATCGCCTACTACGGCATATTTAAATGCAACCGCCGCCGCATTCAAGACTATCAACACTTAGGATCGTATCTGCGCGATTTGTATCAATTACCTGGGGTAGCTGATACTTGCGATTTAGAAAGTGTCAAGCAAGATTACTACGGCAATCTATTTCCCTTAAATCCTGGTGGGATTATTCCCGCAGGTCCAGATATGTCAAGCTTACTTGTACCGCATGGGAGAGAAAATATAGGGAATTGA
- the tnpA gene encoding IS200/IS605 family transposase, whose protein sequence is MYRRERHSVTDLKVHLVCVAKYREEVFSEEELKLIEEVFHHVAKQMDFQILEINGEDEHIHALIEYPPKLSVSKIVNALKGVSSRRYGQAGFKKPHGKTALWSPSYFAVSVGGAPIETLIEYIKNQSRPRRTGLASH, encoded by the coding sequence ATGTATAGAAGAGAAAGACACAGCGTTACAGACCTAAAAGTTCATCTGGTCTGTGTTGCCAAATACAGAGAGGAAGTCTTTTCAGAAGAAGAGCTAAAACTAATTGAAGAGGTGTTTCACCATGTAGCAAAACAAATGGATTTTCAAATCTTGGAAATCAATGGAGAAGACGAACATATTCACGCATTGATTGAATATCCACCAAAGCTATCAGTATCGAAGATAGTTAATGCTCTTAAGGGCGTATCAAGTCGGCGTTATGGACAGGCTGGATTCAAAAAACCACACGGAAAGACTGCACTATGGAGTCCGAGTTATTTTGCTGTCTCGGTTGGAGGCGCACCGATAGAAACTCTAATCGAGTACATTAAAAATCAAAGCCGTCCTAGAAGGACGGGGCTTGCATCCCATTAA
- a CDS encoding histone deacetylase — protein MDLPLVYHSDYVVPLPDTHRFPMPKFQLLYELLIADGVAYPEQFQIPERPPQAWIELVHIPEYVQAYCDGTLDAKAQRRIGLPWSPALANRTCVAVGGTVLTAKLALECGLACNTAGGTHHAFPSYGSGFCIFNDLAIATRVLQELNLVRKVLIVDLDVHQGDGTAFIFQNEPSVFTFSMHCEINFPGTKQKSDLDVPLPEGMEDDEYLQTLAQYLPDLLSRIQPDLVLYDAGVDPHIGDRLGKLALTNTGLFRRDMQVLSTCVAAGYPVACVIGGGYAEDMESLVYRHSLVHRAASEVFHQYRL, from the coding sequence ATGGATTTACCCCTGGTCTATCACTCCGATTACGTCGTTCCCTTACCCGATACTCATCGCTTTCCCATGCCGAAGTTTCAGTTGCTTTACGAGTTACTGATAGCTGATGGGGTAGCGTATCCAGAACAATTTCAGATTCCCGAACGTCCGCCGCAAGCTTGGATTGAGTTGGTACACATACCAGAATACGTCCAAGCATACTGTGATGGAACATTAGATGCTAAAGCACAGAGGCGCATTGGATTACCCTGGAGTCCAGCTTTAGCCAACCGTACTTGTGTTGCAGTCGGGGGAACTGTTTTAACCGCCAAGTTAGCGTTAGAGTGCGGATTAGCTTGCAATACAGCAGGAGGAACCCACCATGCTTTTCCCAGTTATGGTTCTGGTTTCTGTATTTTTAACGATCTAGCGATCGCCACTCGCGTATTACAAGAATTAAATCTCGTCCGCAAAGTTTTAATTGTAGATTTAGACGTACATCAAGGAGATGGTACGGCTTTTATTTTTCAAAATGAACCCAGCGTGTTTACGTTTTCGATGCATTGCGAAATTAATTTTCCTGGGACAAAACAGAAAAGCGATTTAGACGTGCCTTTACCAGAAGGCATGGAAGACGATGAATATTTGCAAACACTAGCCCAATATCTACCAGATTTACTATCAAGGATTCAGCCAGACTTAGTATTATACGATGCCGGAGTCGATCCGCATATAGGCGATCGCTTGGGGAAATTAGCTTTAACAAATACTGGTTTATTTCGCCGCGACATGCAAGTTTTGAGTACCTGCGTTGCGGCTGGCTATCCTGTCGCCTGCGTCATTGGTGGCGGGTATGCAGAAGATATGGAATCTCTCGTATACCGTCATTCCCTCGTCCACCGCGCTGCTAGCGAGGTTTTTCATCAATATCGACTGTGA
- a CDS encoding AAA domain-containing protein, translating to MPIFQADSSNFFRLLQMSEDGDELCLAAGQYKGPFQIERKIKICGSGADTEIFAVDEPAIVVKVPGVRLENLAISRSIGGDKGEVVLLAEPDTAPVLKQATLLGSAENVQWEGVSWDIPTILDFGAVETNRRVEFSCQLQLAASCKITTDFAWLSVQPEYLSPGLQHIKVYLNSTVLIPGTVLHGAIRLEANNEKREIAIAARITAPQPTSLDSPRHKSLNPEVPIPDINTCQEWGYKFFGESMKRLIVDVEGKNALAAYPEFRDRLRCAEDIIFNLLGKKPRLFYVRRQEEKTESREDILELTIAIDRDDIELPALLHERGKTLRLVGILSANSSSGFRVISARLLPKVEGQTNELATPWYIRLLPNHRYHIGVPRAALEHIATLPICNKFLPTGAQLEVWHQFLQVEERIAKARQFCIPFTSHNFGTATKRITFKVNDALATLDGSDENSLEPEDFWQRAARAKNEDVYLLESDVDRRGRRDKRLLGCIENVDPKRGIIQVELDVDTSESITEGYYQLPVTSSLFFEASGDVSQIKRKKEALHDLQKGNTQNPYLGEFFFDASKARAAQQSIKLQQQDLLLKTANSDQVAAVETVLSAPDMVLIQGPPGTGKTTVIAEICYQVALRGGRTLIASQANLAVDNALSRLIHNPVIRALRKGRANRVEEEGLPFLEERVIGTWLANTANDCESRLKTKLETVEVFRQLLATLEPFPAYFVAEEAFRREQPLLLQRKIALESKYEEQIVTYQQILAQQQKVEALITDIDNLLKDLPALNWEEATVVNLLVSLQPYASKEISINQFEKNVSTASQLSHQFGLVPPTGNSFYVAAWLCDRIPTHLAEVRQAIAIAKNAAKAMSEAIPAIQTYRENLASLAQLKNIYQQKLESQASNRQEIEKLQKSLLRIASVKLELDSWFSTSYFDVYQVVEKCVQKRRLLTVDLIPLPSQLHAITNKSVSTLWLKPLTECCIKVNNLVHRYREWDATQNVALNLESLLFRMSHTLTTQSPTEEVIYRAVCELGIQEFNSLQSLYWLEQLARLTHEEMKRPPGILSWTGEILFGRSHLYYAAAKSEAIRRQVQSIIQMNEPSTIENKLREIVKEVVNSTVASVGEYLNQRKSYVEQKIESLQQELAEIANLPG from the coding sequence ATGCCGATTTTCCAAGCAGATTCTTCAAATTTTTTTCGTTTACTACAAATGAGTGAGGATGGTGACGAACTTTGCTTGGCGGCTGGACAATACAAAGGACCATTTCAAATTGAGCGAAAAATTAAGATCTGTGGCTCTGGAGCAGATACAGAAATTTTTGCAGTTGATGAACCTGCAATAGTAGTTAAAGTACCTGGAGTACGACTAGAAAATTTAGCAATCTCCCGTTCGATAGGAGGAGATAAAGGTGAAGTTGTACTTTTGGCTGAGCCAGATACAGCTCCAGTTTTAAAGCAGGCAACCTTGCTCGGTTCGGCTGAGAACGTGCAGTGGGAAGGTGTTAGTTGGGATATTCCAACAATACTAGATTTTGGAGCAGTAGAAACAAATCGCCGAGTAGAGTTTTCCTGCCAATTACAACTAGCTGCATCTTGTAAAATTACAACTGATTTTGCTTGGTTATCTGTACAACCAGAATACTTATCCCCAGGGTTGCAGCATATAAAAGTATATCTGAATTCGACTGTTCTGATACCTGGAACAGTATTGCATGGCGCTATTCGTTTGGAAGCAAATAATGAAAAACGTGAGATTGCGATCGCAGCTAGAATTACTGCTCCTCAGCCAACTAGTCTTGATTCACCTCGGCATAAATCCTTAAACCCTGAAGTTCCAATACCAGATATCAATACTTGCCAAGAATGGGGTTACAAATTTTTTGGGGAGTCAATGAAGAGGTTAATTGTTGATGTTGAAGGTAAAAATGCCTTAGCAGCATATCCAGAATTTCGAGATCGTTTACGCTGCGCCGAAGATATAATATTTAATTTACTGGGTAAAAAGCCAAGACTTTTTTACGTCCGTCGTCAGGAAGAAAAGACAGAGTCTAGAGAAGACATATTAGAGCTAACAATAGCTATAGATCGAGATGATATCGAACTACCTGCACTGCTTCATGAGCGTGGCAAAACCTTACGTTTAGTAGGGATTTTATCTGCTAATAGCTCAAGTGGTTTTCGAGTCATTTCAGCTCGATTACTACCAAAAGTAGAAGGACAGACAAATGAGTTGGCTACACCTTGGTACATTCGTTTGTTACCAAATCATCGTTATCACATTGGAGTACCGCGAGCGGCGCTAGAACATATAGCAACGCTACCAATTTGTAATAAATTTTTACCGACAGGAGCACAACTAGAAGTTTGGCATCAGTTTTTGCAGGTCGAAGAACGAATTGCGAAAGCACGACAGTTTTGTATTCCTTTTACAAGTCACAACTTCGGTACAGCTACAAAACGAATTACTTTTAAAGTTAATGATGCTTTGGCAACTCTTGATGGCTCCGATGAAAATTCATTAGAGCCAGAAGACTTTTGGCAACGAGCTGCACGGGCAAAAAATGAAGACGTTTATCTATTAGAATCTGATGTTGATCGTAGAGGTAGACGGGATAAACGCTTATTAGGATGTATTGAAAATGTCGATCCTAAACGTGGCATTATTCAAGTTGAACTGGATGTTGATACGAGTGAGTCTATTACTGAAGGATACTATCAACTACCAGTGACAAGCAGCTTATTCTTTGAGGCTTCTGGTGATGTTAGCCAGATAAAGCGTAAAAAAGAAGCTTTGCACGATCTACAAAAAGGTAACACGCAAAATCCATATTTAGGTGAGTTTTTCTTCGATGCTTCTAAAGCTAGAGCAGCTCAGCAAAGTATTAAATTACAACAGCAAGATTTACTACTAAAAACTGCTAACTCTGACCAAGTAGCGGCAGTAGAAACAGTACTTTCAGCTCCAGATATGGTTTTGATTCAAGGTCCACCAGGTACAGGTAAAACTACAGTTATTGCTGAAATTTGTTATCAAGTTGCTTTGCGTGGTGGGAGGACTCTGATTGCTTCTCAAGCAAATTTGGCAGTAGATAATGCGCTAAGCCGATTAATTCACAATCCCGTGATTCGTGCCTTACGAAAGGGTCGAGCGAATCGAGTTGAGGAAGAAGGTTTACCATTTCTAGAAGAACGGGTAATTGGCACTTGGTTGGCAAATACTGCTAACGATTGCGAAAGCCGCCTAAAAACGAAGCTCGAAACTGTAGAGGTATTCCGCCAACTACTAGCAACGTTAGAGCCATTTCCAGCCTATTTTGTAGCAGAAGAAGCATTTAGGCGAGAACAACCTCTGTTGCTGCAACGCAAAATAGCTTTGGAGTCAAAGTACGAAGAACAGATTGTTACCTATCAACAAATTTTGGCTCAACAACAAAAAGTTGAAGCTCTCATCACCGATATAGATAACTTACTCAAGGATTTACCCGCATTAAATTGGGAAGAAGCAACAGTTGTAAATTTACTAGTAAGTTTACAACCCTATGCAAGCAAAGAAATTTCAATAAATCAGTTTGAGAAAAATGTAAGTACGGCAAGTCAGCTATCTCATCAATTTGGTCTAGTTCCACCTACTGGTAATTCTTTTTATGTAGCCGCTTGGTTGTGCGATCGCATACCCACACATCTCGCTGAAGTTCGTCAAGCGATCGCAATAGCCAAGAATGCAGCCAAAGCAATGTCTGAGGCTATCCCAGCTATACAAACCTATAGAGAAAATTTGGCATCTCTAGCTCAGCTTAAAAATATTTATCAGCAAAAACTAGAAAGCCAAGCAAGCAATCGGCAAGAAATAGAGAAGCTACAAAAATCTCTCCTGCGAATTGCATCTGTCAAGCTTGAGCTTGATAGCTGGTTTTCAACAAGCTATTTTGATGTATATCAAGTTGTAGAAAAATGCGTGCAAAAGCGCCGATTGCTCACTGTAGATTTAATTCCTCTACCATCTCAACTACACGCCATTACTAATAAGTCTGTTTCTACACTATGGCTAAAACCTTTAACTGAATGCTGTATAAAAGTGAATAATTTAGTTCATAGGTATAGAGAATGGGACGCAACTCAAAATGTTGCACTTAATCTAGAAAGTTTGCTATTTAGAATGTCACATACTCTAACTACTCAGTCGCCTACTGAAGAGGTGATTTATCGCGCAGTCTGCGAACTTGGAATCCAAGAATTCAACTCCCTACAATCTCTGTACTGGCTAGAGCAGCTAGCTCGTCTTACTCACGAGGAAATGAAACGACCACCTGGAATTTTAAGTTGGACTGGCGAAATCCTTTTCGGTCGTAGTCATTTATATTATGCAGCAGCAAAATCTGAGGCAATTAGGAGACAAGTTCAAAGTATCATTCAAATGAATGAACCCAGTACTATTGAAAATAAATTAAGAGAGATTGTTAAGGAAGTTGTCAATAGTACTGTAGCAAGTGTAGGAGAATATCTAAATCAAAGAAAAAGCTATGTAGAACAAAAAATTGAAAGTCTACAACAGGAATTAGCAGAAATTGCAAATCTACCAGGTTAG
- a CDS encoding DEAD/DEAH box helicase encodes MRRAWWESVEKSVCGRFEAEAYNENLFNFNFLENVKVQFETWQEDLKREESYLNRYYNLSQDWITKIRIPSEQDRNELKQIYLDNTNVIGITCVQAASRSFCEEFKSFDVVIIDEVSKCTPPELLIPALKGKKLVLIGDYRQLPPMLNENTIEDVAEAMSSMPGELSFLEESLFKSQFAAADESIKQMLTFQYRMHPQIMGAINQFYDHRLKCGLLDPDRQRAHNLSSSNIQAEHHVIWVDTPTGKGFEEKQEGTSFINEPEVEAIAKLCEQMNRVWMHNFECGEPKKEISIITFYGSQLRLINKRIEPKNFPALQIRTGTVDRFQGMERQIIIVSLVRNNNMRKVGFAKKPERVNVAFSRAQELLVIVGSSDLFTQQSSAVSRMYSEVLNIVRRHGGLINVSHIL; translated from the coding sequence TTGAGGCGAGCATGGTGGGAATCAGTAGAAAAATCTGTTTGCGGTCGCTTTGAGGCAGAAGCTTACAATGAAAATTTATTTAATTTTAATTTCTTAGAGAACGTGAAAGTTCAGTTTGAAACTTGGCAGGAAGATCTCAAGCGAGAAGAATCTTATCTCAATCGCTATTACAACCTGAGCCAAGATTGGATTACTAAAATTCGCATTCCTTCAGAACAAGATCGAAACGAATTAAAGCAAATTTATTTAGATAACACTAATGTCATTGGTATTACTTGCGTACAAGCAGCAAGTCGTAGTTTTTGTGAAGAATTCAAAAGCTTCGATGTTGTCATTATTGATGAAGTTAGTAAATGTACTCCTCCAGAATTATTAATTCCTGCTCTTAAAGGTAAGAAATTAGTTTTGATCGGTGACTATCGGCAATTACCTCCTATGTTAAATGAAAACACCATAGAAGATGTTGCAGAAGCAATGAGCAGTATGCCAGGAGAACTAAGCTTTTTAGAAGAGTCGTTATTCAAGAGTCAGTTTGCCGCTGCTGACGAAAGCATTAAACAAATGCTCACATTTCAGTATCGTATGCACCCTCAGATTATGGGTGCAATTAATCAGTTTTATGACCATCGTTTGAAATGTGGTTTATTAGATCCCGATCGGCAACGCGCACATAATTTGTCTAGTTCAAATATTCAAGCAGAACATCACGTTATCTGGGTAGACACACCAACTGGTAAAGGTTTTGAGGAAAAGCAAGAAGGAACTTCATTTATTAATGAACCAGAAGTTGAAGCGATCGCTAAATTATGCGAACAGATGAATCGAGTATGGATGCATAATTTTGAATGCGGTGAACCTAAAAAAGAGATAAGTATCATTACGTTCTATGGTAGTCAATTAAGACTGATAAACAAACGAATCGAGCCGAAAAACTTCCCTGCACTTCAGATTAGAACTGGTACAGTTGACAGATTTCAGGGGATGGAACGACAAATTATCATTGTCAGTCTGGTTAGAAATAACAATATGAGAAAAGTGGGATTTGCTAAAAAGCCAGAACGAGTTAATGTTGCTTTTTCTCGCGCTCAAGAACTACTTGTTATTGTAGGTAGCTCCGATTTATTTACACAGCAATCTAGTGCTGTTAGTAGAATGTATTCTGAAGTTTTAAATATTGTACGTCGTCATGGAGGACTAATTAATGTTTCTCACATCCTCTAG
- a CDS encoding phospholipase D-like domain-containing protein — protein sequence MFLTSSSKPIESQLSEQVDKIEQQSPSLSVLAARQFRYKVYQTKLEVKLSKRRQFNVLEEFILRAGIELVPPPVINELASVLGLDSIFVQNTVATLRTLKIIENQHIDEIILTPQGQEFYAQGSLFQPVETKTIYAIADPLLGNLCLRASPLESVQTELPNFADLVSLDCRTPARLPSSLEELQQLFQEAKLGSSESVTSGEAFDTQEIWQAISVFAIFDLLEEKLKFHLRREKQILADASSWLEILESEGKVSLHALCQLSAEALTLECEEILKHKNYEVESRIEKIQQKAVDSIREIHKKEKDASDVNNVIVLRDRQIRQEFLKTLKSANSEILIYSPWVSEAVVDREFIRILQELANRGVWILIGHGYTRKQEDEDRPIPAAVEASLLSVKTPEGLPAVQIFWLGNSHAKEIVVDRKVHLSGSHNWLSYRGDKLPRGETVHKVTILPLVQEAYEFLAERFQSHAQKLWEEAILNRNSQLAITPLCVWGALEMHDEALNRIQHNSWLELLPLWLDVVHQRIRSQKDSFAPTSLTNIISLLNQFSPEDSIVEPLWERWQKIAGAIAVYNRNTAIMLLDEAWTEFIRLGIVQPLIESPQEVLAKFTVVLQQQAIKLQHKKSATQQPQIRSPQHNGNKKRNKRG from the coding sequence ATGTTTCTCACATCCTCTAGTAAACCAATCGAATCTCAGTTGAGCGAACAAGTAGATAAAATTGAGCAGCAAAGTCCTAGTTTATCAGTTCTAGCAGCACGTCAATTTCGATACAAGGTGTATCAAACAAAACTAGAAGTAAAACTCAGCAAACGCCGTCAATTTAATGTTCTCGAAGAGTTTATTCTTCGTGCTGGAATCGAACTCGTACCACCCCCAGTAATAAATGAATTGGCATCTGTACTCGGTTTAGATTCTATATTTGTGCAAAATACAGTAGCAACTCTTAGAACTTTAAAAATAATAGAAAATCAACATATAGATGAAATTATTTTAACTCCTCAAGGACAAGAATTTTATGCACAAGGTTCGCTGTTTCAACCAGTAGAAACTAAAACCATTTATGCAATTGCCGATCCGTTATTGGGAAATTTATGTCTCCGAGCTTCTCCTTTAGAATCAGTACAGACAGAGTTGCCAAATTTTGCCGATCTTGTCTCCCTCGATTGCAGAACACCCGCTCGTCTACCTTCTTCTCTTGAAGAGTTACAACAACTTTTTCAAGAAGCAAAATTAGGAAGTAGTGAATCTGTTACTTCTGGAGAAGCATTTGACACTCAAGAGATTTGGCAAGCTATTTCAGTGTTTGCAATTTTTGATCTTCTCGAAGAGAAGTTGAAATTTCATCTTAGACGAGAAAAGCAAATTTTAGCAGATGCCTCTAGCTGGTTAGAAATACTAGAATCAGAAGGTAAAGTTTCGTTGCACGCTCTATGCCAATTGTCAGCAGAAGCATTGACATTAGAGTGTGAAGAAATTCTCAAACATAAAAACTACGAAGTTGAAAGTAGGATAGAAAAGATTCAGCAAAAAGCAGTTGATAGTATTAGAGAAATTCACAAAAAAGAAAAGGATGCATCAGATGTAAACAATGTTATTGTTTTACGCGATCGCCAGATTCGCCAGGAGTTCTTAAAAACTCTGAAATCTGCTAATTCAGAAATACTTATTTATTCTCCTTGGGTGAGTGAAGCAGTTGTAGATCGCGAATTTATTCGGATACTCCAAGAACTAGCTAACCGTGGAGTTTGGATTCTCATCGGACATGGATACACTCGTAAACAGGAAGATGAAGATAGACCGATACCAGCAGCAGTTGAAGCAAGTCTTTTATCTGTTAAAACACCTGAAGGATTACCTGCTGTACAAATATTTTGGTTGGGAAACTCTCATGCAAAAGAAATAGTAGTCGATCGAAAAGTTCACTTATCTGGTTCTCATAATTGGTTATCTTATCGTGGAGATAAGCTACCAAGAGGTGAAACTGTTCATAAAGTGACTATTTTACCCTTAGTTCAGGAAGCCTATGAATTTCTAGCTGAACGATTTCAATCTCACGCTCAAAAGCTGTGGGAAGAAGCTATATTAAACCGAAATTCTCAACTAGCTATTACTCCTCTGTGTGTATGGGGTGCGTTGGAAATGCACGATGAAGCACTAAATCGAATACAGCATAACAGTTGGCTGGAACTTCTACCTTTGTGGTTAGATGTAGTGCATCAAAGAATCAGATCTCAAAAAGATTCATTTGCTCCAACAAGTCTGACAAATATAATTTCACTGTTGAACCAGTTTTCACCAGAAGATTCTATTGTTGAACCTCTATGGGAGAGATGGCAGAAAATAGCAGGTGCGATCGCGGTTTATAATCGAAACACTGCCATAATGCTCTTGGATGAAGCATGGACAGAGTTTATTCGTCTTGGCATTGTCCAGCCACTGATCGAATCACCCCAAGAGGTTCTTGCCAAGTTTACCGTAGTCCTGCAACAACAGGCGATAAAACTTCAGCACAAAAAATCTGCTACTCAACAACCCCAAATTCGTTCACCACAACATAATGGAAATAAAAAGAGAAACAAGCGTGGATAG
- the cobO gene encoding cob(I)yrinic acid a,c-diamide adenosyltransferase, with protein MPTNSQSDRSLETTSDVAVAESSSLTPEQYRQKMQRRQQVQHDRVAKASKEKGLIIVNTGNGKGKTTAALGMVLRSLGHGYRVAIVQFIKGAWEPAEKAIFSQFGDRLEFHAMGEGFTWETQDRDRDIQNANTAWQKGLAYILNSDFNLVLLDEINVALKLGYLEIGEILAGLEQKPVSSHVILTGRGAPAALIEKADLVTEMTLVKHPFREQGVKAQPGIEY; from the coding sequence ATGCCAACCAACTCTCAATCCGATCGCAGCTTAGAAACCACCAGCGATGTCGCCGTCGCCGAATCATCCTCCCTCACGCCAGAACAGTATCGCCAAAAAATGCAGCGCCGCCAACAGGTGCAACACGATCGCGTTGCTAAAGCCTCGAAAGAGAAAGGTTTGATTATTGTCAATACGGGTAACGGTAAAGGGAAAACCACAGCAGCTTTAGGTATGGTACTGCGATCGCTCGGTCACGGCTATCGCGTGGCGATCGTGCAATTTATTAAAGGTGCTTGGGAACCTGCGGAAAAAGCTATTTTCAGTCAGTTTGGCGATCGCTTAGAGTTTCATGCTATGGGAGAAGGTTTCACTTGGGAAACCCAAGATCGCGATCGCGATATCCAAAATGCCAATACAGCTTGGCAAAAAGGATTAGCCTACATCCTCAACTCAGACTTTAATTTGGTGTTATTAGATGAAATTAACGTAGCACTTAAACTGGGATATTTAGAAATAGGAGAAATCTTGGCTGGATTGGAGCAAAAACCAGTCAGCAGTCACGTTATTTTAACGGGAAGAGGCGCACCCGCCGCGTTAATCGAAAAAGCAGATTTGGTCACGGAAATGACTTTAGTTAAACATCCATTTCGCGAACAAGGTGTCAAAGCTCAACCTGGAATTGAATATTAA
- a CDS encoding YqaE/Pmp3 family membrane protein — protein sequence MDIIRLLCAIFLPPLGVFLQVGLGIDFWINVLLTLLGYVPGIVHAVWIILSKK from the coding sequence ATGGACATTATTCGGTTGCTGTGTGCCATTTTTTTACCACCACTAGGCGTTTTTTTACAAGTAGGTTTGGGAATCGATTTTTGGATTAATGTCCTGTTAACGTTACTAGGCTACGTTCCAGGTATTGTTCACGCTGTATGGATCATTCTTTCTAAGAAGTAG
- a CDS encoding translation initiation factor — translation MSTEKRKSSNSNKQEKVVYREFGGDNSAATERAVPDLPPSQQNLRVQSSRAGRKGKTVTVITGFQAKPETLTALLKQLKSQCGAGGTVKENEIEIQGDHKQKLLQVLTQIGYKVKISGG, via the coding sequence ATGTCAACCGAAAAGCGTAAATCGTCTAATTCTAACAAACAAGAAAAAGTGGTCTACCGCGAATTTGGTGGCGATAACTCGGCGGCTACAGAAAGAGCTGTCCCAGACTTACCACCCTCTCAGCAAAACCTGCGCGTCCAATCTTCTCGTGCTGGACGTAAGGGAAAGACTGTCACTGTCATCACTGGTTTTCAAGCCAAGCCAGAAACTTTGACAGCATTGCTCAAACAACTCAAATCTCAGTGCGGTGCTGGGGGTACAGTGAAAGAAAATGAAATTGAAATTCAAGGCGACCACAAGCAAAAACTACTGCAAGTTTTGACTCAAATAGGTTACAAAGTCAAGATTAGTGGCGGCTGA